TAATGCTGGGGAAATAGTATTAGATAAAATATTTATTGAAGAAATGATAAAAGTAAGAGAAAAACCTTTTAAATTAATCTCGTTCGTAGTAAAAGGTGGTCCAATAATTAATGATGCAATGATAGATGACGCATATGATTCTGGAATAGATACACTTCCGAATGTAACTTTTTATAAATTAGGGAATGGTGTAAGAGATACAGGTCCTAACCGAGTGGACGATATAGTAAAAGAGTGGATTAGGCAACATGATGTTGTGATTTCTAAAGGTCAGGGGAATTTTGAAGGTTTGAGCGAAAACAGCGGTGTATTTTTTATGCTAATTGCCAAATGTCCTATAATAGCAGGAGAGCTTGGTGTAGAGGTAATGGATACGGTTATAAAGTATCAAAAGTAAATGATGATGAATTTAGAGGATTATAAGCAAAGTGGAGGTATATTAATTGATAGTATTTGGCCCTGATACATCAAGATGTTTGGGAAGAAGTGTTGGGATAAACAATATACCTCCAAAAATCTGTAGCGACGCTTGCGTTTATTGCCAGCGGAAAACTTCAAAAATACAAATAAAAAGGGAAGCTTATAATAACGTAGAGTATATTGTAAGAGAAGTAAGTAAGATTTATTCCCATATTAGTCATAATAACATTTGCGTCGCATCTTAACCCTTTTATATAACCGTAGTTGTCCTTAACTCCTAAGGCGGTAGTTGCAGGTATATTTATACTGGCTTAAGTAGTCTTACCAATGCTATCATTTTTAGAGTTGTTTCTCATTACCGTCTTTTTCATTTTCAAGAGGCGTACCTTCACATCCACCTATCATGTCTGTATCTATTTTTTTAAAAAATATTAGATCTTCTGCCTGCATTTCAGCAGTTTGTCCCGGTAAGCCTATAAGGCAACCAGTGCCAACCTCATAATTAAGGTCTTTTAAATCCATAAGGTATCTTATGCGATTTTTATAACTCATTCCGAAATGTAATTTTTGATACAATTCTTTATTTGCTGTTTCAATACTCAAAAGATATATGTCTGTACCTACTTCTTTTAAGGCAGTATAATTTTTTTTTAGAAAGTTCTCCAATTCTTAAAGTTACAGTTAGATCTATTTTTTTAATTTCTTCGATTATTTTACACAAAACACTTAGTTTAAAGACTTATTTTCACCACTTTGAAGTACTACAGTCTTTGAACCAAACTATTTTTATCAAGTTCATGTTTTGTTTCAAGCATTTCATACAAGGCATTTAAATCATTTAATAACTCCAAATTAATCTACGCTCCAATTCTTTTAAACTAAAAAATAATATTTCTATTGATAATCTTATGATTATAAATAATGAGGCAAATTAAAAGCTCGAATCAATAATATCTACTAATTTAAATCTATATTACTGAACAAAAATGAATCCCTGTGGAATAAAGAGTAACAATTGTTATTGACATATGACAATAATTATTGTAAACTATGATTCTGAACATACGTAAAATAAAAAACTGGTGAGGTTTTACTATGAAAGATGAAATGTTATCAGATATAATAAAAATTTTAAAGTCGGATGGTATAAAAATAACTGTTGAGAGACGGTTGTTAGTAAATGCATTTATAAGCAATCCAGATATACATTTTGATTTTGACAAATTGATTTACATTGTTAAAAAAGAAAAACCCCACTACGGAATCGCAACTCTTTACAGAAATTTAAAACTTTTAACAAAAAAAGGCATAGTATTAGAAAATGTAATCGAAGAAAAAAAGTACTATGAGCTTATGATGTTTAATAAACAGCAAATTCATGCGCATTTAATATGTAAATATTGTGGAAATATAGATGAATATAGTAATCCGGATTTAATAAAATATATTGAAAAAATAGATAAAACATATGATTTTGATGTATATCATGGCGATTTAAATTTTTATGGAATTTGCAGTAAGTGCAAAAAAAACAATTGACAAATACATAATGACATATTATACTATATATTGAGAAGTAGAATTATACATACACAATATT
This portion of the Thermoanaerobacterium sp. RBIITD genome encodes:
- a CDS encoding Fur family transcriptional regulator, whose amino-acid sequence is MKDEMLSDIIKILKSDGIKITVERRLLVNAFISNPDIHFDFDKLIYIVKKEKPHYGIATLYRNLKLLTKKGIVLENVIEEKKYYELMMFNKQQIHAHLICKYCGNIDEYSNPDLIKYIEKIDKTYDFDVYHGDLNFYGICSKCKKNN